One genomic region from Fictibacillus marinisediminis encodes:
- the sspL gene encoding small, acid-soluble spore protein L — protein sequence MTKKSSGKGQAASSVTPQGKGDTEFAADPQTKLENAAKKSNTKR from the coding sequence GTGACGAAGAAAAGCAGTGGTAAGGGCCAGGCTGCCAGCAGTGTAACACCTCAAGGAAAAGGTGATACTGAATTCGCAGCAGATCCGCAAACTAAGCTTGAAAATGCAGCAAAGAAAAGCAATACGAAAAGATAG
- the yidC gene encoding membrane protein insertase YidC, with protein sequence MIFGIWVLAGCSRAPVNAQSHGVWSHYFVYPFSEVIQFVATFFNGNYGLAIIFLTIIIRCILLPFTLSQTKNQQKMKELQPEMKRIREKYKSKDRETQTKMQQEVMALYQKHGVNPVSMGCMPLLIQMPILLAFYYAIIRTKEIAAHNFLWFNLGTPDPTHILPIIAAITTFIQYKIINRQLEQVNPQIQMMGYIMPMIIVFSAWRLSAVLPMYWIVGNIFMTVQSIVINRKRKNIQTTANSNS encoded by the coding sequence ATGATATTTGGAATATGGGTACTTGCAGGCTGCAGCAGAGCACCTGTTAACGCACAGAGCCACGGGGTATGGAGCCATTATTTTGTTTATCCCTTCTCAGAAGTGATTCAGTTTGTGGCCACCTTCTTTAACGGAAATTATGGACTGGCTATCATCTTTTTGACGATCATTATTCGCTGTATTTTATTGCCTTTTACACTTTCCCAGACAAAAAATCAGCAAAAAATGAAAGAGCTTCAGCCGGAAATGAAGCGGATTCGAGAAAAATATAAAAGCAAAGACAGAGAAACTCAAACAAAAATGCAGCAGGAAGTTATGGCCCTTTACCAAAAGCATGGTGTTAACCCGGTGTCTATGGGATGTATGCCCTTGCTGATTCAGATGCCGATTTTGCTGGCATTCTATTATGCGATTATACGGACGAAAGAAATCGCGGCACATAATTTCTTATGGTTTAACCTGGGTACACCGGATCCAACACACATTCTGCCGATTATTGCGGCTATTACCACGTTTATTCAATATAAGATAATCAATAGACAGCTTGAGCAAGTGAATCCCCAGATCCAGATGATGGGCTATATTATGCCGATGATCATCGTTTTTTCTGCCTGGAGGCTTTCTGCAGTACTGCCGATGTACTGGATTGTCGGGAACATCTTCATGACGGTTCAAAGCATTGTGATCAATCGAAAACGCAAAAATATTCAAACGACGGCCAATTCAAATTCTTAA
- a CDS encoding HAD-IIB family hydrolase, which produces MREKMVFFDIDGTLIDESTGEIPDSTKEALHQLRRNGVHTGIATGRAPFMFEHLLKELEMDSFISFNGSYVVFRGEVIYKATLDVERLKELEKVAVQSEHPLVFLDHAKATTNYEYADVVYESTKHLLTEYPMFDETYYHSNDVYQALLFVMKSLSGLTEMIIKEPSILSAGITTRSM; this is translated from the coding sequence ATGAGAGAAAAGATGGTATTTTTTGATATTGATGGAACACTGATCGATGAAAGTACAGGGGAAATTCCGGATTCAACAAAGGAAGCCCTACATCAGCTTCGAAGGAACGGTGTCCATACCGGAATAGCAACAGGCAGGGCGCCTTTTATGTTTGAACACTTATTGAAGGAACTCGAAATGGACTCGTTTATCAGCTTTAATGGGTCGTATGTTGTTTTCAGAGGAGAAGTCATCTACAAAGCAACACTGGATGTAGAAAGGCTGAAAGAACTTGAAAAGGTTGCTGTCCAATCGGAACATCCTCTTGTTTTCCTGGATCACGCAAAAGCAACGACCAATTATGAATACGCTGATGTGGTTTATGAAAGTACGAAACATTTGCTCACTGAATATCCTATGTTCGATGAGACTTACTATCATAGCAATGATGTTTATCAGGCGCTTCTTTTTGTGATGAAGAGTTTGAGCGGCCTTACAGAAATGATTATAAAGGAACCTTCGATTTTATCCGCTGGCATCACCACGCGATCGATGTAA
- a CDS encoding alpha/beta-type small acid-soluble spore protein → MARNNSSNELVVAGAQQALDQMKYEIASEFGVQLGPDTSSRANGSVGGEITKRLVQMAEQQLGGGFRR, encoded by the coding sequence ATGGCACGTAACAACTCTTCAAACGAACTAGTAGTAGCTGGTGCTCAACAAGCTCTTGACCAAATGAAGTATGAAATCGCTTCTGAATTTGGTGTGCAACTTGGACCCGACACTTCTTCACGCGCTAACGGATCTGTTGGTGGTGAAATCACTAAGCGTCTTGTACAAATGGCTGAACAACAACTTGGTGGCGGATTCCGTCGTTAA
- a CDS encoding acyl-CoA thioesterase, which produces MKLNEKFVRESRTVKSSVVLPPDTNNHGTLFGGKLMAYIDDVAAISAIRHARCNVVTASTDSVDFLHPIRVGNSVCLESFVTWTHKTSMEVFVKITSENLFTGERKVCAVSFLTFVALGEDGKPTPVPKAIPESEEEKWLHQGAEERAVNRRKRRESSKKLAEEFGTQKPWEY; this is translated from the coding sequence ATGAAATTAAATGAGAAATTTGTTCGAGAATCCAGAACAGTAAAATCAAGTGTGGTTCTTCCGCCGGATACGAATAATCATGGAACTTTGTTTGGCGGCAAACTGATGGCATATATTGACGATGTGGCTGCGATATCAGCGATCCGCCATGCACGCTGCAATGTAGTAACCGCCTCAACCGATTCGGTCGATTTTTTGCATCCAATCAGAGTAGGAAATTCAGTCTGCCTGGAATCTTTTGTGACGTGGACGCACAAAACGTCGATGGAGGTTTTTGTAAAAATCACGTCTGAGAATTTATTTACAGGCGAGAGAAAGGTTTGTGCAGTTTCCTTTTTGACGTTTGTCGCACTGGGTGAAGACGGTAAACCAACGCCAGTGCCAAAAGCTATTCCAGAGTCTGAAGAGGAAAAGTGGCTTCATCAAGGTGCAGAGGAACGGGCTGTCAATCGGAGAAAAAGAAGGGAAAGCAGTAAAAAACTTGCTGAAGAATTCGGCACGCAAAAGCCATGGGAATATTAA
- the gnd gene encoding phosphogluconate dehydrogenase (NAD(+)-dependent, decarboxylating) — translation MEIGLVGLGKMGFNIAQNMIDHDFKVIAFDTNKETVDQISSKGALGVETLEDLAKGFTGRRAIILLVPAGPAVDSVISELVPYLDQGDIIIDAGNSKYKDTLRRYEELKEKGIHLVDCGTSGGTEGARHGVCVMVGGDEEAVDYVAPLYEKISIENGFMKTGKAGSGHFLKMVHNGIEYGMMQAIAEGFEILDKSDFDYDYEAVAKVWNNGSVIRSWLMELMENAFSKQPKLEEIRGVMNSSGEGIWTIEAALDYQATAPVIALSQFMRFRSLEDDTFHGKVVAALRNEFGGHAVVKK, via the coding sequence ATGGAAATCGGATTAGTGGGTCTGGGGAAAATGGGTTTTAATATTGCACAGAATATGATTGATCATGATTTTAAGGTGATTGCTTTTGATACCAATAAAGAAACGGTAGATCAAATCTCTTCAAAAGGTGCACTCGGGGTGGAGACACTTGAAGATTTAGCAAAGGGTTTTACCGGACGCCGGGCGATTATTTTATTGGTTCCTGCAGGCCCTGCAGTAGACAGTGTGATCAGTGAACTGGTACCTTATCTGGATCAAGGCGACATCATCATTGACGCAGGGAATTCAAAGTACAAGGATACACTTAGACGTTACGAAGAATTAAAAGAAAAAGGAATTCATTTAGTGGACTGCGGAACGAGCGGAGGTACTGAAGGAGCACGCCATGGTGTTTGTGTCATGGTCGGCGGGGATGAAGAAGCCGTGGATTATGTTGCTCCGCTCTATGAAAAAATTTCAATAGAAAACGGTTTTATGAAAACAGGAAAAGCAGGAAGCGGTCATTTCTTAAAAATGGTGCATAATGGAATTGAATACGGAATGATGCAGGCGATCGCGGAGGGGTTTGAAATTCTGGATAAAAGTGATTTTGACTATGATTATGAAGCAGTCGCAAAGGTCTGGAATAATGGATCAGTCATCCGTTCTTGGCTGATGGAACTAATGGAGAACGCATTTTCCAAACAGCCGAAACTTGAAGAAATACGGGGTGTGATGAATTCTTCAGGAGAAGGCATTTGGACGATTGAGGCAGCGCTTGACTATCAGGCTACAGCCCCAGTTATTGCTCTGTCTCAGTTTATGAGGTTCAGGTCGCTCGAGGATGACACTTTCCACGGAAAAGTGGTGGCGGCTCTTCGAAACGAGTTCGGCGGACATGCTGTTGTGAAGAAATAG